One Coffea arabica cultivar ET-39 chromosome 5e, Coffea Arabica ET-39 HiFi, whole genome shotgun sequence DNA segment encodes these proteins:
- the LOC113737485 gene encoding uncharacterized protein, with protein MANTQTLRELAAPNLTQQPLCITFPRLSENAAFELKPGLIHLLPVFHGLPGEESHKHMQEFDVVCSSMKPSGVTDEQIKLRAFPFSLKDSAKDWLYCLPAGIITTWPEMQKKFFEKYFPASRAASLRKEICGIKQFQGESLYEYWERFTRLRTRCPHHQISDQLLIQYFYEGLLMNDRNIIDAASGGALVNKTTQEAWDLIERMAENCQQFGTRADVPTRKVNEVSSSSIQQQLSELTSFVRQIAVGNAQQAKVCGICTNIGHTADACPQLQEEGIEQANMAGNMPMPRRQYDPYSNSYNPGWRDHPNLSYGGNKQQNFIPNRQQGFQQQYQTRNQPSSASGMSLEDMVKTIASNTMKFQQDTEASNQEMKARMQNLENQMSQLASIVNRLDSQGKGKLPSQPEVNPKNVSAMTLRSGKEVEGPAPVAPKDKNEDRIEKELGQEGTPGTDKEVIRNPVVPVKPNPPPFPSRLERPKKQDKEKEILEMFRKVEINIPLLDAIKQVPRYAKFLKDLCINRKKLRGDERIIVGENVSAVLQRKLPPKCGDPGMFTIPCKIGNTSIRNAMLDLGASINVMPKAIYASLNLGPLKETGIIIQLADRTNAYPDGVIEDMLVQVNNLVFPADFYILDMGDERSPNPSPILLGRPFLSTARTKIDVSEGTLTMEFDGEIVHFSIFEAMKYPCHSNAIFAVSVIDPLVQEVFEINGRDELEVAITKHLDLEAAYEMELDISL; from the coding sequence ATGGCCAACACacaaacattaagggagttggctgctccaaACTTGACCCAACAACCTCTTTGCATAACTTTTCCTCGCCTTAGTGAGAATGCAGCTTTTGAATTAAAACCTGGTTTAATACATTTGTTGCCTGTTTTTCATGGTCTGCCAGGAGAGGAATCCCACAAACACATGCAGGAATTTGATGTAGTGTGTTCGAGTATGAAGCCCTCGGGAGTAACTGATGAACAAATTAAATTAAGGGCCTTCCCTTTTTCTCTCAAGGATTCGGCAAAGGACTGGTTATACTGTCTACCTGCAGGCATTATCACCACGTGGCCAGAGATgcagaaaaaattttttgaaaaatatttcccTGCATCTAGAGCTGCTAGTTTGCGAAAGGAAATATGTGGCATCAAGCAATTTCAGGGGGAATCCTTGTATGAATATTGGGAGAGGTTCACCAGGCTGCGTACCCGATGCCCTCATCACCAAATAAGTGATCAACTGCTGATTCAGTACTTCTATGAGGGGCTACTGATGAACGATAGAAATATCATTGATGCAGCAAGTGGTGGTGCACTGGTGAATAAGACTACCCAGGAGGCATGGGACTTAATCGAGCGAATGGCAGAGAATTGCCAGCAGTTTGGTACGAGAGCAGATGTTCCTACGAGAAAGGTCAACGAGGTAAGTTCATCTTCCATTCAACAGCAGTTATCTGAATTAACCTCATTTGTTCGACAGATAGCTGTAGGAAATGCACAGCAGGCCAAAGTGTGTGGGATTTGTACGAATATTGGTCATACAGCTGACGCATGCCCACAGTTACAAGAGGAGGGAATTGAGCAAGCAAACATGGCTGGCAACATGCCCATGCCACGTAGACAGTATGACCCCTATTCCAACTCATACAATCCGGGTTGGAGGGatcatccaaatctgagctATGGGggaaataagcaacaaaatttcATCCCCAATAGACAGCAGGGCTTCCAGCAacaatatcaaacaaggaatcaACCATCCTCTGCCTCAGGTATGTCCCTAGAAGACATGGTTAAAACCATAGCCTCTAATACTATGAAATTTCAACAGGACACTGAGGCCAGCAATCAAGAGATGAAAGCACGTATGCAAAACTTGGAAAATCAGATGAGTCAATTAGCCTCAATTGTCAACCGACTAGACTCCCAGGGAAAGGGAAAACTTCCATCCCAACCTGAGGTGAATCCCAAGAATGTAAGTGCAATGACCCTCAGGAGTGGGAAAGAGGTTGAAGGACCAGCGCCAGTAGCTCCGAAGGACAAGAATGAGGACCGCATTGAGAAGGAGCTCGGGCAAGAAGGAACGCCCGGCACAGATAAAGAGGTAATACGTAACCCAGTGGTTCCAGTAAAGCCTAACCCACCACCTTTTCCTAGCAGGTTGGAAAGGCCTAAAAAGCAagacaaggaaaaggaaattttggagaTGTTTAGGAAGGTGGAGATAAATATCCCCTTACTTGACGCAATTAAGCAAGTACCCCGGTATGCCAAATTTTTGAAGGACCTATGCATCAATAGGAAGAAACTGAGGGGAGATGAAAGGATAATTGTGGGGGAGAACGTATCTGCAGTGCTTCAAAGAAAACTTCCACCCAAGTGCGGAGACCCAGGTATGTTCACTATCCCTTGTAAAATAGGGAACACTAGCATTAGGAATGCCATGTTAGATTTAGGAGCCTCTATAAATGTGATGCCCAAGGCTATTTATGCTTCTCTAAATTTGGGTCCCTTAAAGGAAACTGGCATTATAATTCAATTGGCTGATAGGACTAATGCTTATCCCGATGGGGTGATAGAAGATATGTTAGTGCAAGTGAACAATTTAGTGTTCCCTGCTGATTTTTATATTCTTGATATGGGTGACGAACGTTCTCCAAATCCATCACCAATTTTGTTGGGGAGGCCCTTCTTGAGCACAGCTCGTacaaaaattgatgttagtGAGGGCACCCTAacgatggaatttgatggagaaatagtTCATTTCAGTATATTTGAGGCCATGAAATATCCATGTCATTCTAATGCTATTTTTGCTGTGAGTGTAATTGACCCTTTGGTGCAAGAAGTATTTGAGATTAATGGCAGGGATGAATTGGAGGTAGCAATCACTAAACATTTGGATCTGGAAGCAGCCTACGAAATGGAGTTAGACATCAGTTTGTAA